Below is a genomic region from Lutra lutra chromosome 5, mLutLut1.2, whole genome shotgun sequence.
TAAGTGTCTTAAAGAGCAATTAGTGGTGGTGGAAAAATCAGAATAGCTGAAAAGTCAGAGGAATAGCTGAAGATAAGCATTTCCTTTGCCACAACTGACctttgaaagaaaaggacaacTGCATGTTTCCAAAGGCATGCATGCTTTGTGGAAAGCAGATAGGTGATTAATGAAAACCCAACTTTATTCCCACTCCATCTCAACCCATCCACTGTTCAGAACCCTTATACTTCTCAAAAATGACCAAGTTCTCAAAATCCCACAGTCTGCTTTCCAAATCCCAAGAATACCCCCACATTTGCTTCCTGGCATGTGAATGACTTGTTATGTTTCCAATAAGCAAATCCAAAGGTAATGATAaagttttgtattcttttcttcaaatctCAAGAGGCAAATgcaatttctttaaaaggtgGATACACTTCCTGAGGACAAACACCTGCCCAGAGCTTTCTTTAGAGCTCCTGTAACATCTTTGTTCCTGAGGCTATAGATGAGTGGGTTGAGCAAGGGAGTGAGGATGGTATAGAAGGCAGACACAGCTTTGTCCTTCTCAGGGGTATGGTAAGAATGAGGCAGCACATAGGTGTACATGGCGGCACCATAGAAGAGGCTGACCACCACCATGTGCGAAGAGCAAGTGGCCACTGCCTTTTGCCTTCCCTCTGCTTCACTCATCCTATAAACAGTGATAAGAATCTTTGTATAAGAGGCTGAGATGACAGAGAAAGGGATGAGGAGCATCATGATGCAGCAGACATACATGGCTGTCTCATAGGTTGATGTGTCAGTACAGGAGAGCTTCAGAAGGGCAGGGACCTCACAGAAGAAGTGGTTGATTTCTCGAGAGGCACAGAAAGGGAACTGCATTGTCACTGGAGTGAGCAGGAAGCCATCTATGGACCCTCCCAGCCAGGCTGCCACCACAATCAACAAGCAGACCTTTCGGCTCATGAGGACAGGATAGTGCAATGGGCTGCAGATGGCtacatagcggtcataggacaTTAGTCCTAGGAGGAAAAACTCAGCCCCTGCCAAGGTCAAGTAAAGGAAGTGCTGGGCAGTGCATCCTGCAAAGGATATGGCCCTCTGGCCCATCATCTGGTCAACCAGCATCTTTGGCACAATGGTAGAAATGTACAAGATATCCATGAGGGAGAGCTGGCTGAGCAAGTAGTACATGGGAGTGTGGAGGCGGGAGTCCATATGGATGAGAATGATCATGATGGTGTTGCTGGCTATGGAGATGACAAAGACCAAAAGGATGAGGGCAAAGAGAAGCCAGGGAAAATGGGTATTGCTGAATAAGCCCAGGAGAACAAAGTCGGCATACATGGAATAATTGCCCCACTCCATAGCTCTGTAGGTTACACTAAAAAGACATGGGTATGAGAGGGGAAGTTGGACACAGAGATAAATAGTTGGTT
It encodes:
- the LOC125100584 gene encoding LOW QUALITY PROTEIN: olfactory receptor 2T7-like (The sequence of the model RefSeq protein was modified relative to this genomic sequence to represent the inferred CDS: deleted 2 bases in 1 codon), with the translated sequence MPTLFSWAYSAIPIFPGFFALILLVFVISIASNTIMIILIHMDSRLHTPMYYLLSQLSLMDILYISTIVPKMLVDQMMGQRAISFAGCTAQHFLYLTLAGAEFFLLGLMSYDRYVAICSPLHYPVLMSRKVCLLIVVAAWLGGSIDGFLLTPVTMQFPFCASREINHFFCEVPALLKLSCTDTSTYETAMYVCCIMMLLIPFSVISASYTKILITVYRMSEAEGRQKAVATCSSHMVVVSLFYGAAMYTYVLPHSYHTPEKDKAVSAFYTILTPLLNPLIYSLRNKDVTGALKKALGRCLSSGSVSTF